The Prevotella sp. oral taxon 299 str. F0039 genome has a segment encoding these proteins:
- a CDS encoding DUF58 domain-containing protein yields the protein MDTSDLLQKVRRIEIKTRELSQNIFAGQYHSMFKGRGMAFSEVREYQFGDDVRDIDWNVTARFHKPYIKVFEEERELTVMLLVDVSGSLDFGTTGMFKRDMATEIAATIAFSAIQNNDKIGVIFFSDRIEKYIPPQKGRKHILYIIREMLNFESKSKKTNLSVPLEYLTKIVKRHCTAFILSDFYTQESFSRQLQVARSKHDLVALQVYDQCAKKLPDVGLMKVKDAETDHEMIIDTTSKAVQKAHKQYWTDRQEALQDVFAKNKVDWASIATNEDYVKALLILFKKRG from the coding sequence ATGGATACTTCAGATTTATTGCAAAAGGTTCGCAGAATAGAGATAAAAACTCGTGAACTGAGCCAAAATATTTTTGCTGGTCAATATCATTCTATGTTTAAAGGACGTGGAATGGCTTTCTCTGAGGTGCGTGAATACCAGTTTGGAGATGATGTTCGAGATATTGATTGGAATGTAACAGCTCGCTTTCATAAACCCTATATAAAGGTGTTTGAAGAAGAACGAGAACTAACTGTTATGCTTTTGGTAGACGTCTCGGGCTCTTTAGATTTCGGAACAACAGGTATGTTCAAACGAGACATGGCTACTGAAATTGCTGCTACCATTGCTTTTAGTGCAATACAGAATAATGATAAGATTGGAGTTATTTTCTTTTCAGACAGGATAGAAAAATATATTCCACCTCAAAAAGGGAGAAAGCATATCTTATACATCATACGAGAGATGCTTAACTTTGAATCTAAAAGTAAGAAAACCAATCTTTCTGTACCACTAGAATATCTTACAAAGATTGTAAAAAGACACTGTACTGCCTTTATTTTGAGCGACTTTTATACACAAGAATCTTTCTCACGCCAGTTACAAGTGGCTCGTTCAAAACACGACTTAGTAGCACTACAGGTATACGACCAATGTGCAAAGAAGCTTCCCGATGTAGGTTTGATGAAGGTAAAAGATGCAGAAACGGATCATGAGATGATTATTGATACTACTTCAAAAGCCGTCCAAAAGGCTCATAAGCAATATTGGACAGACAGACAAGAGGCGCTTCAAGATGTATTTGCAAAGAACAAGGTTGATTGGGCATCAATTGCAACAAACGAAGATTATGTAAAAGCACTCTTAATCTTATTCAAGAAAAGAGGCTAG
- a CDS encoding MoxR family ATPase produces the protein MAQTVDIRELNVLIEQQSGFVTNLVTGMNKVIVGQKHLIDTLLISLLSDGHILLEGVPGLAKTLAIKTLSQLIDADYSRIQFTPDLLPADVVGTLIYSQKDEKFQVKKGPVFANFVLADEINRAPAKVQSALLEAMQEHQVTIGEQTFALPNPFLVMATQNPIEQEGTYQLPEAQVDRFMLKVVIDYPTIEEEKLIIRENLQESLPTVTPVTIVQEILNARKVVKEVYIDEKIEQYIADIVFATRYPEKYGLDDLKNMITYGGSPRASINLAKAARAYAFIKRRGYVIPEDVRAIVHDVMRHRIGLSYEAEAMNVTSEEIISRIINRVEVP, from the coding sequence ATGGCACAAACAGTTGACATTCGAGAATTAAATGTTCTCATAGAACAGCAGAGTGGTTTCGTAACCAATTTGGTTACAGGGATGAATAAAGTAATAGTTGGACAAAAACACTTAATAGATACTCTTTTGATATCATTACTTAGTGATGGACATATCTTGTTGGAAGGAGTACCAGGTTTGGCAAAAACACTAGCCATTAAAACCTTATCACAATTGATTGATGCCGATTATAGTCGTATTCAGTTTACTCCAGACTTGCTTCCAGCTGATGTTGTCGGTACACTTATATACTCTCAAAAAGACGAGAAGTTCCAAGTTAAAAAAGGACCTGTATTTGCAAACTTTGTATTAGCAGACGAAATAAATCGTGCTCCTGCCAAAGTTCAGAGTGCATTGTTAGAAGCAATGCAAGAACATCAAGTAACAATTGGCGAGCAAACTTTTGCTTTACCTAACCCTTTCTTGGTGATGGCAACTCAAAACCCAATAGAGCAAGAAGGTACTTACCAGTTGCCAGAAGCTCAGGTCGATCGTTTTATGCTTAAAGTGGTGATAGATTATCCTACAATAGAAGAAGAGAAACTTATTATAAGAGAAAATCTCCAAGAAAGTTTACCTACAGTTACCCCTGTTACTATAGTGCAAGAAATTCTCAATGCACGTAAAGTTGTGAAAGAAGTATATATCGATGAAAAGATAGAACAATATATTGCCGATATCGTTTTCGCCACTCGTTATCCTGAAAAGTATGGCTTAGATGATTTAAAGAATATGATAACATATGGTGGATCGCCACGTGCTAGTATCAATTTGGCAAAGGCTGCTCGTGCATACGCATTTATTAAACGTCGTGGGTATGTAATTCCTGAAGATGTAAGAGCAATTGTTCACGATGTAATGCGTCATAGAATTGGTCTTTCTTATGAAGCCGAAGCAATGAATGTAACAAGTGAAGAAATTATAAGTAGAATAATTAATAGAGTGGAGGTTCCTTAA
- a CDS encoding 2-oxoacid:acceptor oxidoreductase family protein, with translation MKKEFIIAGFGGQGVLSMGKMLAYTGLMEDKEVTWMPAYGPEQRGGTANVTVIVSDNRISSPILSKYDVAVVLNQPSLDKFEPKVKEGGILIYDGNGIINPPKRKDIQVYRIDAMKKAIELKNAKVFNMIVLGGMLKVCPIVSVQGLEKALFKSLPERHHHLIPLNMKAVNVGLESIELQ, from the coding sequence ATGAAGAAAGAATTTATAATCGCAGGATTTGGTGGACAGGGTGTACTTTCAATGGGAAAGATGCTTGCTTACACAGGTTTGATGGAAGATAAAGAGGTGACTTGGATGCCTGCTTATGGTCCAGAACAACGAGGTGGAACTGCAAATGTGACAGTAATTGTTAGTGACAACAGAATATCATCCCCTATTTTAAGTAAGTATGATGTAGCAGTTGTCCTTAATCAGCCATCTTTAGATAAGTTTGAACCTAAAGTAAAAGAAGGAGGAATATTGATATATGACGGAAACGGAATAATCAATCCTCCTAAAAGAAAAGATATACAAGTATATCGAATTGATGCAATGAAGAAGGCTATAGAATTGAAGAATGCTAAAGTTTTCAATATGATTGTATTAGGAGGAATGCTTAAGGTTTGTCCTATTGTAAGTGTTCAAGGTTTAGAGAAAGCATTGTTTAAATCGCTTCCTGAACGGCATCACCACCTTATTCCTTTGAACATGAAGGCTGTGAATGTAGGTCTGGAATCTATTGAACTACAATAA
- a CDS encoding thiamine pyrophosphate-dependent enzyme, giving the protein MNREAIIDPKNLVYEKPKLMNDSKMHYCPGCSHGVVHKLVAEVINEMGMEENAIGVSPVGCAVFAYKYIDIDWQEAPHGRAPAIATGIKRLWQNKLVFTYQGDGDLACIGTAETIHALNRGENITIIFINNAIYGMTGGQMAPTTLLGQPTSTCPFGRDADLHGYPLNMSDLASRLQGTCYVTRQSVETVGAIAKAKKAIRKAFEMSMEGKGSSLVEIVATCSSGWKMSPVDANKWMQDNLFDQYPKGDLKDITKL; this is encoded by the coding sequence ATGAACAGAGAAGCTATTATAGACCCTAAGAATTTGGTGTATGAAAAGCCCAAATTGATGAATGATAGTAAGATGCATTATTGTCCAGGTTGCTCTCATGGAGTGGTTCATAAGCTTGTTGCTGAGGTGATCAACGAAATGGGAATGGAAGAAAATGCAATTGGAGTATCTCCTGTTGGATGTGCGGTTTTCGCTTACAAGTATATTGATATAGACTGGCAAGAGGCTCCACATGGTCGTGCTCCAGCCATTGCAACTGGTATAAAACGCTTATGGCAAAACAAATTGGTGTTTACCTATCAGGGAGATGGCGATTTGGCATGTATTGGTACTGCTGAAACTATCCACGCATTAAATAGAGGTGAGAATATTACCATCATCTTTATCAATAATGCTATTTATGGTATGACAGGTGGACAGATGGCTCCAACAACTCTATTAGGACAGCCAACATCAACTTGTCCTTTTGGTAGAGATGCCGATTTGCATGGTTATCCGCTTAATATGAGTGATCTTGCAAGTAGACTTCAAGGCACTTGTTATGTAACAAGACAAAGTGTTGAAACTGTAGGAGCTATCGCAAAAGCAAAGAAAGCCATTCGTAAAGCATTTGAAATGTCAATGGAAGGCAAAGGTTCTTCATTGGTAGAGATTGTAGCAACTTGTAGTAGTGGTTGGAAAATGTCTCCAGTTGATGCTAATAAATGGATGCAAGATAACTTGTTTGACCAATATCCTAAGGGAGATTTAAAAGACATTACAAAACTATGA
- a CDS encoding 3-methyl-2-oxobutanoate dehydrogenase subunit VorB, with protein MNEQEIKLMKGNEAIAHAAIRCGCDGYFGYPITPQSEIIETLAQLKPWETTGMVVLQAESEVASINMLYGGGGAGKRVMTTSSSPGIALMQEGISYMAGAEVPGVIVNVQRGGPGLGTIQPSQSDYFQATRGGGNGDYNVIVLAPNSVQEMADFVDDAFELAFKYRNPVMILSDGIIGQMMEKVVLPPFKPRKTEEEIIKECPWASTGKRKDRDVNVITSLELMPDAMEKHNHRLQSKYQRIKENEVRYELTHNENADYLIVAFGSAARIAENAIEVAREEGLHIALFRPITLWPFPEKELREVIKGKKGLLVVEINAGQMVEDVRLSVGENIKVFQFGRLGGIVPEPDEIIKALKERIQ; from the coding sequence ATGAACGAACAAGAAATTAAATTGATGAAGGGTAATGAAGCCATTGCGCATGCCGCTATTAGATGTGGATGCGATGGTTATTTTGGTTACCCAATAACCCCTCAAAGCGAGATAATAGAAACCTTAGCACAGCTTAAGCCATGGGAAACAACTGGTATGGTGGTGCTACAAGCAGAGAGTGAAGTGGCTTCTATCAATATGCTTTATGGTGGAGGAGGTGCAGGAAAGAGAGTAATGACAACCTCATCTTCACCAGGTATTGCGCTAATGCAAGAGGGAATATCTTATATGGCTGGTGCAGAAGTGCCAGGAGTTATTGTTAATGTGCAGCGAGGAGGTCCTGGATTGGGAACCATTCAGCCTTCTCAAAGTGACTACTTTCAAGCTACTCGTGGTGGAGGAAATGGCGATTATAATGTAATTGTGCTTGCTCCTAACTCAGTACAAGAGATGGCAGACTTTGTTGATGATGCCTTTGAACTGGCTTTCAAATATCGAAATCCAGTGATGATATTAAGTGATGGTATTATAGGACAAATGATGGAAAAGGTGGTTTTGCCTCCTTTTAAGCCACGAAAGACAGAAGAAGAAATTATAAAAGAATGTCCATGGGCATCTACAGGTAAAAGAAAAGATCGTGATGTAAATGTTATTACATCATTAGAGCTTATGCCTGATGCTATGGAAAAACATAATCATCGTCTACAAAGCAAGTATCAAAGAATTAAAGAGAACGAAGTGCGTTACGAACTAACGCATAATGAAAATGCAGATTATTTGATTGTTGCCTTTGGTAGTGCTGCTCGAATTGCAGAAAACGCTATTGAAGTGGCAAGAGAAGAAGGTTTGCATATTGCTCTTTTCCGTCCTATTACTTTGTGGCCTTTCCCTGAAAAAGAGTTGAGAGAAGTCATAAAAGGAAAGAAAGGTTTGTTAGTTGTTGAGATAAATGCAGGACAAATGGTTGAAGACGTACGTCTTTCTGTTGGCGAAAATATCAAAGTATTTCAGTTTGGACGCCTTGGAGGAATTGTTCCTGAACCAGATGAGATTATAAAAGCATTAAAGGAGAGAATACAATGA
- a CDS encoding ferredoxin family protein translates to MSKMKGAIVVDTDRCKGCMLCVVACPKDVISLTQNKVNVSGYSYAESIHPDDCVGCAACGIVCPDGCITVYRTKEEKG, encoded by the coding sequence ATGAGTAAGATGAAAGGTGCCATTGTAGTGGACACTGATCGTTGCAAGGGTTGTATGCTCTGCGTAGTTGCATGCCCTAAAGACGTGATTTCATTAACACAGAACAAGGTTAATGTTTCAGGCTATTCTTATGCTGAATCCATACATCCTGACGATTGTGTTGGATGTGCAGCATGTGGAATTGTGTGTCCTGATGGCTGTATAACCGTATACAGAACAAAAGAAGAGAAAGGGTAA
- a CDS encoding tetratricopeptide repeat protein, translated as MMNAQEFYDLGCLHQQKGNLQEALSCYMQAIELDPNSPAVEAKKILDSIFNFYCKDIYNP; from the coding sequence ATGATGAACGCACAAGAATTTTATGATTTAGGTTGTCTTCATCAACAGAAAGGAAATCTACAAGAAGCATTGTCTTGCTATATGCAGGCAATAGAACTAGATCCCAATTCACCAGCCGTTGAGGCTAAAAAGATACTTGATAGTATTTTCAATTTTTATTGCAAAGACATTTATAATCCATAG
- the folD gene encoding bifunctional methylenetetrahydrofolate dehydrogenase/methenyltetrahydrofolate cyclohydrolase FolD, translating into MQLIDGKAVAAAIKEEIAAEVKSIIANGGKQPHLAAVLVGHDGGSETYVKNKVLACEQCGFKSTLIRFEDDITEEELLNCVKQLNEDSDVDGFIVQLPLPKHINEQRIIEAIDYRKDVDGFHPINVGRMSIGLPCFISATPLGIITLLQRYNIQTSGKRCVVLGRSNIVGKPMAQLMLQKEYGDSTVTVCHSRTKNIEEICREADIIIAAIGIPGFVKENMVKEGAVVIDVGTTRVPDATRKSGFRLRGDVDFENVSSKCSFITPVPGGVGPMTICSLMKNTLIAGKKEYYK; encoded by the coding sequence ATGCAACTCATAGATGGAAAAGCTGTTGCAGCTGCTATAAAAGAAGAAATTGCAGCTGAAGTAAAAAGTATTATTGCAAATGGAGGTAAGCAACCACACCTTGCAGCAGTGCTTGTAGGTCATGACGGAGGTAGCGAAACCTACGTAAAGAATAAGGTCTTAGCATGCGAACAATGCGGCTTTAAGTCTACATTAATTCGTTTTGAAGACGATATTACAGAAGAAGAACTTCTCAATTGTGTAAAGCAGTTAAACGAAGATAGTGATGTTGATGGTTTTATAGTGCAATTACCATTGCCAAAACATATCAATGAGCAACGTATAATCGAAGCAATTGACTATCGAAAAGATGTAGATGGATTCCATCCAATTAATGTTGGACGAATGAGTATTGGTCTTCCTTGCTTCATTTCTGCCACTCCTTTAGGCATCATCACATTACTTCAACGCTATAATATTCAAACATCAGGAAAGAGATGCGTTGTCTTAGGCAGAAGTAATATTGTAGGTAAGCCTATGGCTCAATTGATGTTGCAAAAAGAATATGGTGATTCTACTGTAACAGTGTGCCACTCTCGTACCAAAAATATAGAAGAAATATGCCGAGAAGCAGATATTATTATAGCTGCAATTGGTATCCCTGGCTTCGTAAAAGAAAATATGGTGAAAGAAGGAGCCGTTGTTATTGACGTAGGAACAACAAGAGTTCCAGATGCAACAAGAAAGTCGGGATTTAGATTAAGAGGTGATGTTGATTTTGAGAACGTATCTTCTAAGTGTTCATTCATTACACCTGTACCAGGTGGAGTTGGACCTATGACAATATGTTCTCTTATGAAAAACACATTAATAGCGGGCAAGAAGGAATATTATAAATGA
- the ffh gene encoding signal recognition particle protein — protein MFENLSDRLERSFKILKGEGKITEINVAETLKDVRRALLDADVNFKVAKNFTDTVKQKAMGMNVLTAVKPSQLMVKIVHDELAELMGGETAEVKLTGHPSIILMSGLQGSGKTTFTGKLANLLKTKQNKKPLLVACDVYRPAAIEQLMVVGEQIGVPVYSEIENKNVVEIAQHGIQEAKAKGYDVVLIDTAGRLAIDEEMMNEISKLKESVQPTETLFVVDSMTGQDAVNTAKEFNDRLDFDGVVLTKLDGDTRGGAALSIRTVVTKPIKFVGTGEKMEAIDLFHPSRMADRILGMGDIVSLVERAQEQFDEEEAKRLQKKIQKNKFDFNDFLKQIEQIKKMGNLKDLASMIPGVGKAVKDLDIDDNAFKGVEAIIKSMTPKERTNPEIINTSRRQRIAKGSGTDIQEVNRLMKQFDQTRKMMKMVTGNGMANMMSRMKGMKMPGM, from the coding sequence ATGTTTGAAAATTTAAGCGATAGACTTGAACGTTCATTTAAGATATTAAAGGGCGAAGGTAAGATAACGGAGATTAATGTTGCAGAGACACTTAAGGATGTTAGACGTGCCCTTTTGGATGCCGATGTAAACTTTAAAGTAGCGAAAAACTTTACAGATACAGTGAAACAAAAAGCTATGGGCATGAATGTGCTTACCGCAGTGAAGCCAAGTCAGCTCATGGTTAAAATAGTTCACGATGAATTAGCAGAGCTTATGGGTGGAGAAACTGCCGAAGTAAAGCTAACAGGCCATCCTTCAATTATCTTAATGAGTGGTTTGCAAGGTTCGGGTAAAACAACCTTTACAGGTAAACTTGCTAATCTTTTAAAGACAAAACAAAATAAAAAGCCTTTACTTGTTGCGTGTGACGTATATCGTCCTGCTGCTATTGAACAGCTAATGGTTGTTGGAGAGCAAATTGGAGTTCCTGTTTATTCTGAAATAGAAAATAAGAATGTAGTTGAAATTGCTCAACATGGTATTCAAGAAGCTAAGGCTAAAGGCTATGATGTTGTGCTAATAGACACCGCAGGACGATTAGCTATAGACGAAGAGATGATGAATGAAATCTCTAAACTAAAAGAATCGGTGCAACCAACAGAAACGTTGTTTGTTGTGGACTCAATGACTGGACAAGATGCAGTGAATACTGCAAAAGAGTTTAACGACAGATTAGATTTCGATGGCGTTGTTCTTACCAAGTTAGATGGTGATACTCGTGGCGGAGCAGCATTGTCAATTCGAACAGTTGTAACCAAACCTATTAAGTTTGTGGGTACTGGTGAGAAGATGGAAGCAATTGATTTATTCCACCCTTCACGTATGGCAGACCGTATTTTGGGTATGGGTGACATTGTATCTCTTGTGGAAAGAGCTCAAGAGCAATTTGATGAAGAAGAGGCAAAACGTTTACAAAAGAAGATTCAAAAGAATAAGTTTGACTTTAATGATTTCTTAAAGCAAATTGAACAGATAAAGAAAATGGGTAATTTAAAAGACCTTGCATCGATGATTCCTGGTGTAGGAAAAGCGGTGAAGGACTTAGATATTGATGATAATGCATTTAAAGGTGTAGAAGCTATCATCAAGAGTATGACCCCAAAAGAAAGAACAAACCCTGAAATTATTAATACAAGTCGTCGCCAACGCATTGCTAAAGGCTCAGGAACCGATATTCAAGAGGTGAACAGATTGATGAAACAATTCGATCAAACACGAAAGATGATGAAGATGGTAACAGGCAATGGCATGGCGAATATGATGAGTAGAATGAAGGGAATGAAGATGCCTGGAATGTAA
- a CDS encoding SPFH domain-containing protein: MIDFTYVIIALVVLAVIFIKMSVVIIPQSETRIIERLGKYYATLKPGINIIIPFIDRAKIIMTLNRGRYVYSSTIDLREQVYDFDKQNVITKDNIQMQINALLYFQIVDPFKAVYEINNLPNAIEKLTQTTLRNIIGELELDQTLTSRDTINTKLRAVLDDATNKWGIKVNRVELQDITPPVSVLQAMEKQMQAERNKRATILNSEGEKAAVVLRSEGEKTSMINRAEASKQQAILKAEGEAQARIRKAEAEAIAIKQITEAVGDTSNPANYLLAQKYIAMLQELATGDKTKTVYLPYEATNLLGSIGGIKDLFKSE, from the coding sequence ATGATTGATTTCACTTATGTAATAATTGCACTCGTTGTACTTGCAGTTATCTTTATTAAAATGTCGGTTGTGATTATTCCACAGTCAGAAACACGCATCATCGAGCGTTTAGGAAAATATTATGCAACCTTAAAACCAGGTATTAATATTATTATTCCTTTTATCGATAGAGCTAAGATAATAATGACATTAAATAGAGGAAGATACGTTTATTCTAGTACAATTGACCTACGTGAACAAGTTTATGACTTTGATAAGCAGAATGTTATTACTAAAGATAATATTCAAATGCAAATCAATGCGTTGTTGTATTTCCAAATTGTAGACCCTTTTAAGGCTGTTTATGAAATTAACAACTTGCCAAATGCGATAGAAAAGTTAACTCAAACAACACTAAGAAATATCATTGGTGAACTAGAACTAGATCAAACATTGACCTCTCGTGATACCATTAATACGAAACTTCGTGCCGTGTTAGATGATGCAACCAATAAGTGGGGTATCAAAGTGAATCGTGTAGAACTTCAAGATATTACACCTCCAGTAAGCGTATTGCAGGCTATGGAAAAACAAATGCAAGCAGAACGTAACAAACGTGCTACCATTTTGAACTCAGAAGGAGAAAAAGCTGCAGTAGTTTTACGCTCTGAAGGTGAGAAGACGTCAATGATTAATAGAGCTGAGGCGTCTAAACAACAAGCCATATTAAAGGCAGAAGGAGAAGCTCAAGCACGTATTAGAAAAGCCGAAGCCGAAGCAATTGCGATTAAACAAATTACTGAAGCCGTTGGAGATACATCTAACCCTGCCAATTATTTGTTAGCTCAAAAGTATATTGCAATGCTTCAAGAACTTGCAACAGGCGATAAAACAAAAACAGTTTACTTGCCTTATGAAGCGACAAATCTACTTGGTAGTATCGGAGGTATTAAAGATTTATTTAAGTCAGAATAG
- a CDS encoding NfeD family protein, whose product MILGTFFVFCLAIGGFLTVIFSLLSCPFWFQIVAFALLSVVSIFFVRPVMIRFLHKEHNERLSNVDALIGRVGIVIEDIKGESNGYVKIDGDEWRAVSCDSSDILNGDRVRVVKMDSLVVTVERLN is encoded by the coding sequence ATGATATTAGGAACTTTCTTTGTGTTTTGTTTAGCAATAGGTGGTTTTTTAACCGTTATTTTTTCGCTACTTTCGTGTCCATTTTGGTTTCAAATAGTTGCTTTTGCACTACTATCAGTGGTGAGTATCTTCTTTGTGCGTCCTGTTATGATACGCTTTTTGCACAAAGAACATAATGAGCGTCTTAGTAACGTAGATGCACTCATTGGTCGAGTGGGGATCGTTATTGAAGATATCAAAGGCGAATCAAATGGCTATGTTAAGATAGATGGAGATGAATGGCGTGCTGTGAGTTGCGATAGCAGTGATATCTTGAATGGCGACAGAGTAAGAGTTGTGAAGATGGATAGTCTCGTTGTGACGGTAGAACGTTTGAATTAA
- a CDS encoding beta-N-acetylhexosaminidase, with the protein MLVVLFFSLCSFAEKQLVGNWNTIPLAKCIEPLKEKNFILNSNTTIYCPDNANELQKRNVEFLISYIEEVTGMKLKENSKMKNNQIRLSLDLSIKGNEAYEIKATPKVLRLSGSTPAGVFYGLQTLTKALPIVKNVGQVELPSVMITDSPRFVYRAFLIDVGRHFFSIEYLKKLIDMFALHHINYFHWHLTEDQGWRIEIKKYPKLTEIGSKRTETVLPGDKGYDGKPVSGYYTQEEARELVKYAADRFITIIPEIDMPGHIQSALAAYPELGCTGGPYPVCTHFGVIKEVLCAGNPKALELAKDVVNEIMDIFPSEYIHLGGDECPKDRWKECAKCQQKIKDLNLKDEEKHSKEDLLQTWFMGELEKDIRARGRKMIAWDEILDGAPSKTVTVIGWTSKYASIRSAQQGHPTVVAPITNFYFSNPRINKIEGIPSVQRVYDLDPCFDVLTPEEQKNIIGAEGCIWTEWVKDSTKLEWQLFPRLAALCEVQWTSKDKRNLDNFLSRMFHMQELYKLKNIKYRKDIEKDFFILRN; encoded by the coding sequence ATGCTGGTTGTCCTTTTTTTTTCATTGTGTAGTTTCGCAGAAAAACAACTCGTAGGGAATTGGAATACCATTCCATTAGCTAAATGTATTGAGCCGTTAAAAGAGAAGAACTTTATATTGAATAGCAATACAACAATCTATTGCCCTGATAATGCAAATGAGTTGCAAAAACGTAACGTTGAATTCCTCATCTCATATATAGAAGAAGTAACGGGAATGAAGTTGAAGGAGAATTCTAAGATGAAAAATAATCAGATTCGATTGTCACTTGATCTGTCTATAAAAGGAAATGAAGCGTATGAAATTAAAGCAACTCCAAAGGTGTTAAGGCTATCAGGAAGTACTCCTGCAGGCGTGTTCTATGGCTTACAAACATTGACTAAAGCATTGCCAATAGTAAAGAATGTAGGGCAAGTTGAATTGCCTTCTGTTATGATTACAGATTCTCCACGTTTTGTTTATCGTGCTTTTTTGATAGATGTAGGTCGACATTTCTTTAGTATTGAATACTTAAAAAAGCTGATAGATATGTTTGCATTACACCATATCAACTATTTTCATTGGCATTTAACAGAAGATCAAGGTTGGAGAATAGAGATAAAGAAATATCCTAAGCTAACAGAAATAGGTTCAAAACGTACAGAAACGGTTCTACCTGGGGATAAAGGGTATGATGGTAAGCCTGTAAGTGGATATTATACTCAGGAAGAAGCACGTGAACTTGTGAAGTATGCGGCAGATCGATTTATTACTATTATCCCAGAAATAGATATGCCTGGACATATACAATCTGCGTTAGCGGCATATCCTGAGTTAGGATGTACTGGTGGACCATACCCTGTTTGTACTCATTTTGGAGTTATTAAAGAAGTTCTTTGTGCTGGAAATCCAAAAGCTTTGGAGCTTGCAAAAGACGTAGTGAATGAGATTATGGATATCTTTCCATCAGAATATATACATCTTGGAGGCGACGAATGTCCTAAAGATAGATGGAAAGAGTGTGCTAAGTGTCAGCAAAAAATAAAGGATTTAAACCTAAAAGACGAAGAAAAACATTCGAAAGAAGACTTACTTCAGACTTGGTTTATGGGGGAACTAGAAAAAGATATTCGTGCCAGAGGACGTAAAATGATTGCTTGGGACGAGATTTTAGATGGGGCTCCATCAAAAACAGTGACGGTAATAGGTTGGACTTCGAAATATGCTTCAATTCGTTCTGCTCAACAAGGTCATCCAACTGTGGTTGCACCAATTACTAATTTCTATTTCAGTAATCCACGAATTAATAAAATAGAAGGTATTCCTAGTGTTCAAAGAGTTTACGACTTAGATCCTTGTTTCGATGTGTTAACTCCAGAAGAGCAAAAGAATATTATTGGAGCAGAAGGCTGTATTTGGACAGAATGGGTGAAAGACAGCACTAAGTTAGAATGGCAATTGTTTCCAAGGCTTGCTGCTTTGTGTGAAGTTCAATGGACATCTAAAGATAAAAGAAATCTAGATAACTTCTTGTCACGTATGTTTCATATGCAAGAGCTGTATAAACTTAAGAATATAAAGTATAGAAAAGATATAGAAAAAGATTTCTTCATTTTAAGGAATTAA
- a CDS encoding peroxiredoxin, with protein sequence MRYLCFAIVVSICFAGCKKKEAKPVVATTQEMRDSIANASEVEMIKDFTMTSVDGKKVSLKDEVAKHEITIVDFWASWCGPCMHEVPNLVSLYNKYKDTGLGIVGISLDEDEDSWKSAIEENKMSWTQLSDLQGWNNAAARLYEVESIPHILVVNKKGEIIAEDLRGEDLKTFIASQKLQ encoded by the coding sequence ATGAGATATTTATGCTTTGCAATAGTTGTTTCGATTTGTTTCGCTGGTTGTAAGAAGAAAGAAGCTAAACCTGTAGTAGCAACAACTCAAGAGATGAGAGATTCTATCGCCAATGCATCTGAAGTTGAGATGATAAAAGATTTTACGATGACTAGTGTTGATGGTAAAAAAGTATCATTAAAAGATGAAGTTGCAAAGCACGAAATTACAATTGTAGATTTTTGGGCAAGTTGGTGCGGACCTTGTATGCACGAAGTTCCTAACCTTGTTAGTTTATATAACAAATATAAGGATACTGGACTTGGAATTGTTGGCATTTCTTTAGATGAAGATGAGGATAGTTGGAAGAGTGCAATTGAAGAAAATAAGATGTCGTGGACACAACTTTCTGATCTTCAAGGATGGAATAATGCAGCAGCAAGACTATATGAAGTTGAATCTATTCCCCATATCTTAGTGGTTAATAAAAAAGGAGAGATTATCGCAGAAGATCTTAGAGGAGAAGATCTTAAAACCTTTATTGCAAGTCAAAAACTTCAGTAA